In the Mytilus trossulus isolate FHL-02 chromosome 1, PNRI_Mtr1.1.1.hap1, whole genome shotgun sequence genome, one interval contains:
- the LOC134715884 gene encoding uncharacterized protein LOC134715884, producing MANLDDDEIDKLKLPAAVKLAKQRQIDITGLRDLEEIKCELKKYLLTDRRNRENVIQELMVAAEEDSKVRHELMEIYEKTIKSLDFYSHEDPLIRSVSKGYKNINVLKMLLKQKGKLDGKISRCPVLVLGDTGAGKSSFINLLLGQEVFPCSLLSNTSVICEISYSEMPYATLYPHEDEGDTVQPESISSESERMEDFDFTKLSQLVQQRDEEKKRSSYQKAEIGFPLPILKTGLIIVDSPGVGDTPEMTKLVLDYIMEASAFVFIINTIDGVQITRLEMLLAEIADRVMTENKYYKQDCTLFVCNKWDQVPIDERTSVHEDALKKLNKVWIGFQSSHLYTLSTKEALWIQKDGLIVGRFEKILQGIINLLPPSREQLLTTSTGKLFDFLNNCMTCIENNIQKSTISVEEAERQQSEVNTRMKALKAEVNEFFDHQKSGLKSNLSKIAESLSKYLRTEDVKKDLGSFKATDPEFYQKNFQDVSVIIRSRVYDGISKHMKTWEEEQKQLEDIGKQLLKKFNEKFPDFEAQLFRVEKLFRNTWRGDAGEAESPMDEKIPLVPDIITDRYTNLNLGLKVILSVALTPVFLIGAIVRLPYWGLRHLGNVIKNEMLHRSFEKGNDKDKVIKEYTQNVINKMTEKMVIDACFGSQLSILYHYIDHQKQKVIEQIDRKLAMLNESAFDHSEPFNATWHASMATVEVLLKNVEYFNMMFLPQNLHFESLDRFEVTEVLSEGVLTKIVLARDTKKNNELIAIRQTQMSINIDTIKQYQKEERYYRKTNTSKHDKRQIIIVDTFVKYNMHVWQCFPRPRQSLRQFIKERQYKEYDDTKLKFYYKTLSQVTKGLKYLHERGLVHIDLCQDTIMIDKDCKVVLVNITCPTLLDKSWFSPDITSVADYVHFSADIMTHTDMTVYEKKHDIYSLGILMWELWSQENAFSRQIQQHSITNLRHFSEYLKSVDIQSCLPTVSKDESITSLVKTWCDVMSHCLELKDELTAVKWLDSFAYELECSDFSKSYTGIDNLEISPQIYSRTFHAAM from the exons aTGGCAAATTTGGATGACGACGAAATAGACAAACTTAAATTGCCCGCAGCTGTGAAACTTGCCAAGCAAAGACAAATAGATATAACTGGTTTAAGAGATCTGGAAGAAATAAAATGCGAGCTGAAGAAATACTTGCTGACAGATCGGAGAAACCgagaaaat GTGATACAAGAATTAATGGTAGCAGCAGAAGAAGATTCTAAAGTGAGACATGAACTCATGGAAATATATGAGAAAACTATTAAAAGTTTAGACTTCTATTCTCATGAAGATCCACTAATCAGAAGTGTTAGCAAAGGATATAAaaacattaatgttttaaaaatgctGTTAAAACAGAAGGGAAAACTGGATGGCAAAATATCAAGATGTCCAGTATTAGTTTTAG GAGATACAGGAGCTGGGAAGAgttcttttattaatttattattaggCCAGGAGGTATTCCCATGCTCTTTATTGAGTAACACCAGTGTTATATGTGAGATCTCATACTCTGAGATGCCCTATGCTACACTTTATCCACACGAGGACGAAGGGGATACAGTCCAACCAGAAAGTATCAGTTCTGAGAGTGAGAGGATGgaagattttgattttacaaaactttCACAACTAGTACAACAAAGAGATGAAGAGAAGAAAAGATCATCATATCAGAAAGCTGAGATTGGGTTTCCATTGCCTATTTTGAAG actGGTTTGATCATTGTGGATAGTCCAGGAGTCGGAGATACCCCAGAAATGACAAAGTTGGTTCTAGACTATATAATGGAAGCTTCagcttttgtttttatcattaacACAATTGATGGAGTACAGATCACAAGA ttggAAATGTTACTAGCAGAAATTGCTGACAGAGTCATGACAGAAAACAAGTATTATAAACAGGACTGTACTTTGTTTGTATGTAATAAGTGGGACCAG gTTCCTATTGATGAAAGAACATCTGTTCACGAAGATGcattaaagaaattaaataaagtttgGATTGGATTTCAGTCATCACATTTGTACACATTATCAACGAAGGAAGCTCTCTGGATCCAGAAGGATGGACTAATTGTTGgaagatttgaaaaaatactgCAGGGAATCATAAATCTTCTACCTCCAAGCAGGGAACAGCTACTGACAACATCTACAGG cAAATTGTTTGATTTCCTGAACAACTGCATGACTTGTATTGAGAACAATATTCAGAAAAGTACAATCAGTGTAGAGGAAGCTGAGAGACAACAATCGGAGGTTAATACTAGGATGAAGGCATTAAAGGCAGAGGTCAACGAATTCTTCGATCATCAAAAATCTGGTCTGAAATCAAATCTAAGTAAGATAGCAGAgtctttatcaaaatatttaagaacTGAGGATGTCAAGAAGGACTTAGGTAGTTTTAAGGCTACCGATCctgaattttatcaaaagaaTTTCCAGGATGTTTCAGTTATTATAAGGTCAAGAGTGTATGATGGGATATCAAAACATATGAAAACTTGGGAAGAGGAACAAAAACAACTTGAAGATATAggcaaacaattattaaaaaagtttaatgaaaaatttccAGATTTTGAGGCTCAGTTATTTCGAGTTGAAAAATTATTCCGGAACACTTGGCGAGGTGATGCAGGTGAGGCTGAATCACCAATGGATGAAAAAATTCCTCTCGTACCAGACATTATAACAGATCGTTACACCAACCTCAATCTGGGATTGAAAGTTATTTTGAGTGTTGCATTAACTCCAGTGTTTCTGATTGGTGCTATTGTTAGACTTCCATATTGGGGTTTAAGACATCTTGGTAATgtgataaaaaatgaaatgttgcACAGGAGCTTTGAAAAAGGTAATGACAAAGACAAAGTCATTAAAGAATATACACAAAATGTGATCAATAAAATGACGGAGAAGATGGTGATTGATGCCTGTTTTGGGTCACAGTTATCCATCTTGTACCATTATATTGACCACCAGAAACAGAAAGTGATTGAACAGATTGATAGGAAACTTGCCATGCTGAATGAAAGTGCCTTTGATCATTCTGAACCGTTCAATGCTACGTGGCATGCATCAATGGCAACAGTTGAAGTGTTACTCAAGAATGtagaatatttcaatatgatgtTTCTTCCCCAAAATCTACATTTCGAGTCATTAGACAGATTTGAAGTGACGGAGGTCCTTTCAGAAGGGGTCCTAACAAAAATAGTTTTAGCAAGAGATACAAAGAAGAATAATGAGCTGATTGCCATAAGGCAAACCCAAATGTCCATTAATATTGATACGATTAAACAGTACCAGAAAGAAGAGAGATACTACAG gaAGACTAATACCAGTAAGCATGATAAGCGTCAAATCATTATTGTGGATACATTTGTTAAGTATAACATGCATGTCTGGCAATGCTTCCCACGTCCTAGACAAAGTCTAAGACAGTTTATCAAAGAGAGACAGTACAAGGAGTATGATGACACTAAATTGAAGTTTTACTACAAAACCCTGAGTCAAGTCACAAAgggattaaaatatttacacgAGAGAGGCCTGGTGCATATTGATTTATGTCAGGATACAATTATG attgaCAAGGACTGTAAAGTTGTTCTGGTGAACATAACCTGTCCCACATTGTTAGACAAATCCTGGTTCAGTCCAGACATAACCAGTGTGGCAGACTATGTCCACTTCTCTGCTGATATCATGACACACACAGACATGACCGTCTATGAGAAGAAACATGATATATACAGTCTTGGTATTCTGATGTGGGAACTATGGAGTCAAGAGAATGCATTTAGTAGACAGATCCAGCAGCATAGCATTACAAATCTTAGGCATTTCTCAGAATATCTGAAAAGTGTTGATATACAGAGTTGTCTCCCCACAGTGTCCAAAGATGAGAGTATCACATCATTGGTTAAGACATGGTGTGATGTTATGTCACATTGTCTTGAACTTAAAGATGAATTAACTGCTGTTAAGTGGTTAGATAGCTTTGCTTATGAACTTGAATGTTCAGATTTTTCTAAATCTTACACAGGAATAGACAATTTAGAGATTTCTCCACAGATTTATAGCAGAACTTTCCATGCAGCTATGTGA